CGCACCCGAATGAATTCAGATGCTAATACAATTGCACTAAATAAAAAACTACCGCAAATCTCTAATTCTCACTTCGATCTCTTTCTCATTTTTGAGCAGATCGACTAATTTCTGCGGATCGGTGTCGCCGTAATGATAGGGATACAAAATTTTCGGGCGAAAAGCTTTTGCCGCATCGGCAACCATTTCCGGCGTCATCGTGTACGGCAAATTCATCGGCAGAAACGCGATGTCGATATTTTTCAAGTTCTTCATCTCTGGCGTGTTCTCTGTATCTCCGGCGATGTAAACACGTTTGTCGCCAAAAGTGATGATGTAACCGTTGCCGCGACCTCTGGGATGAAACGGCTTGCCATCGCGGCGTTTGTGTTTGATATTGTACGCCGGCACAGCCTCGATTTTCCAGCCCAGAACAGTCTTCACGTCGCCGTTCTTCATGAAGATGGCTTTGCGTTTGCACTTTTCCGCGCAGGGACGCGTCATGACGATGACGGTGTTTTTCTTCCAAATATTTTTTATTGCCACCGGATCGAGATGGTCGTAATGTTCGTGAGTGAGCAAAATCAAAT
This region of Calditrichota bacterium genomic DNA includes:
- a CDS encoding MBL fold metallo-hydrolase, with the protein product MRKITLFFVGVFFLSFNSAFAQKTFRTDTIATSQGPLLITAVGHASLMFQFQGKVIHVDPVMKEADYSKMPAADLILLTHEHYDHLDPVAIKNIWKKNTVIVMTRPCAEKCKRKAIFMKNGDVKTVLGWKIEAVPAYNIKHKRRDGKPFHPRGRGNGYIITFGDKRVYIAGDTENTPEMKNLKNIDIAFLPMNLPYTMTPEMVADAAKAFRPKILYPYHYGDTDPQKLVDLLKNEKEIEVRIRDLR